The following are encoded in a window of Mycobacterium sp. ELW1 genomic DNA:
- a CDS encoding alpha/beta hydrolase fold domain-containing protein yields the protein MSVGRLADPNCTLGTDPRSDPRMVAALAPLGLADVLPDAPLTLDSPLADRLAYAAAAEQAVGGVISMMASAAPSPAGVTTTTVTIPGADGHEITLFVSRPDHADGPLPAVVHFHGGGMAIASAADAGYRHIRESMAATGLVVVGVEFRNSGGRLGAHPYPAGLNDCAAATRWVHANAADLGVSRLIVCGESGGGNLTLTVVHKAKREGWLDEIGGAYAHCPYISNRWLDYPDDLPSLRENDGYFISCQQAALLGSIYDPDATHTGDPTCWAGAASDEDLAGLPPHVISVNELDPLRDEGLLYYRRLLAAGVPTVGRVVAGTCHGGDLLFPATMPDVFAASVRDVSGFAWSVSA from the coding sequence ATGTCTGTTGGGCGGCTCGCTGATCCGAATTGCACCCTTGGCACCGATCCGCGATCGGATCCCCGGATGGTGGCGGCGCTGGCGCCGCTCGGGCTGGCCGACGTGCTTCCGGATGCGCCGCTGACCCTCGACTCACCGTTGGCGGATCGGCTGGCTTATGCCGCGGCCGCCGAGCAAGCGGTCGGCGGCGTGATCTCGATGATGGCTTCCGCGGCTCCGTCGCCGGCCGGCGTCACCACCACCACGGTGACCATCCCCGGCGCCGACGGCCACGAGATCACGCTCTTCGTCAGCCGGCCTGATCACGCCGACGGTCCACTTCCGGCCGTGGTGCACTTTCACGGCGGTGGCATGGCGATCGCGAGCGCCGCGGACGCGGGCTATCGGCACATCAGGGAGAGCATGGCCGCCACCGGCCTGGTGGTGGTGGGCGTGGAGTTCCGCAATTCCGGCGGCCGCCTCGGCGCCCATCCGTACCCGGCCGGATTGAACGATTGCGCGGCCGCGACCCGGTGGGTGCACGCCAATGCCGCGGACCTCGGCGTGAGTCGGCTGATCGTGTGCGGCGAGTCCGGCGGCGGGAACCTGACGCTGACCGTCGTCCACAAAGCCAAGCGTGAAGGGTGGCTCGACGAGATCGGCGGGGCCTACGCCCATTGCCCGTACATCTCCAACCGCTGGCTCGACTACCCCGATGACCTGCCGTCGCTGCGGGAAAACGACGGATATTTCATCAGTTGCCAACAGGCCGCGCTGCTGGGCTCCATCTACGATCCCGACGCCACGCACACGGGCGATCCCACCTGCTGGGCCGGTGCGGCCAGCGACGAGGATCTTGCCGGCCTACCTCCGCACGTGATCTCGGTGAACGAACTCGATCCGCTGCGCGACGAAGGACTGCTCTATTACCGGAGGCTGCTAGCCGCCGGTGTTCCCACCGTCGGCCGTGTCGTGGCGGGCACCTGCCATGGCGGCGACCTGCTGTTCCCGGCGACGATGCCGGACGTCTTCGCGGCCTCGGTTCGCGACGTCAGCGGCTTCGCCTGGTCGGTGTCCGCGTAA
- a CDS encoding cyclopropane mycolic acid synthase family methyltransferase — MPEASETKDMRPHFEEIQAHYDLSDDFFGVFQDPTRKYSCAYFTGPNVTLSEAQIANVDQHLDALDLKPGMTLLEVGCGWGLTLQRAMEKYDVNVIGLTLSNNQKAYCDQLLSKIDSDRTFDVRLEGWEQFHSPVDRIVSIEAIEHFGFERFDDFFKNSFDILPDDGRMTIQSSCGYHPYELTARGKKLTFELARFAKFMFDVIFPGGRIPSTSMLVEHGEKAGFVVPEPLSLRNHYIKTLGIWAARLEQHKDEAIAAAGEESYNNYMRYLTGCQYYYLDEQLDVSLVTYLKPGATA; from the coding sequence ATGCCCGAGGCAAGTGAAACCAAGGACATGCGGCCCCATTTCGAAGAAATTCAGGCGCATTACGACCTCTCGGACGACTTCTTCGGGGTGTTCCAGGACCCGACCCGCAAGTACAGCTGCGCGTACTTCACCGGACCGAACGTCACGCTGTCCGAAGCGCAGATCGCGAATGTCGACCAGCATCTCGACGCACTCGACCTCAAGCCCGGCATGACGCTGCTCGAGGTGGGCTGCGGCTGGGGCCTGACATTGCAGCGCGCGATGGAGAAATACGACGTCAACGTCATCGGCTTGACGTTGTCGAACAACCAGAAGGCGTACTGCGATCAGCTGCTGAGCAAGATCGACTCCGATCGCACGTTCGACGTCCGGCTCGAGGGCTGGGAGCAGTTCCACAGCCCCGTCGACCGCATCGTGTCGATCGAGGCCATCGAGCACTTCGGCTTCGAGCGCTTCGACGACTTCTTCAAGAATTCGTTCGACATCCTGCCCGACGACGGCCGGATGACCATCCAGAGCAGCTGCGGCTACCACCCGTATGAGCTCACCGCCCGCGGTAAAAAGCTGACCTTCGAGCTGGCCCGCTTCGCCAAGTTCATGTTTGACGTGATCTTCCCCGGCGGCCGCATCCCGAGCACCTCGATGTTGGTCGAGCACGGCGAGAAGGCGGGCTTCGTTGTGCCCGAGCCACTGTCGCTGCGCAATCACTACATCAAGACCCTGGGCATCTGGGCCGCGCGCCTGGAGCAGCACAAGGACGAGGCGATCGCCGCCGCCGGTGAAGAGAGCTACAACAACTACATGCGCTACCTGACCGGTTGCCAGTACTACTACCTCGACGAGCAGCTCGACGTCAGTCTCGTCACCTACCTCAAGCCGGGCGCCACCGCCTAG
- a CDS encoding cyclopropane mycolic acid synthase family methyltransferase, which produces MAKRLKPHFEDVQAHYDLSDDFFRLFLDPTQTYSCAYFEKDDYTLEQAQIAKIDLALGKLGLQPGMTLLDVGCGWGATMLRALEKYDVNVIGLTLSKNQHDHVEQLFAESDSPRDKRIELKGWEEFDEPVDRIVSIGAFEHFGFDRYDDFFAMAYRVLPADGVMLLHTITSFTVDQMEAKGIPLTFELARFAKFMITEIFPGGRLPSVEKVDEYSARAGFTLTRVQSLQPHYARTLDCWAAALEANRDKAIEVQSEEVYDRYMKYLTGCARGFRVGYIDVDQFTLEKQAKETPG; this is translated from the coding sequence ATGGCAAAACGACTCAAACCTCACTTCGAGGATGTACAGGCCCACTACGACCTGTCCGACGATTTCTTCCGGCTCTTCCTCGATCCCACTCAGACCTACAGCTGCGCGTACTTCGAAAAGGACGACTACACCCTGGAGCAGGCGCAGATCGCCAAGATCGACTTGGCTCTGGGCAAGCTGGGCTTGCAGCCCGGCATGACCCTGCTCGACGTCGGCTGCGGCTGGGGCGCGACGATGCTGCGGGCGCTGGAGAAGTACGACGTCAACGTCATCGGACTGACCCTGTCGAAGAACCAGCACGATCACGTGGAGCAGCTGTTCGCCGAGTCCGACAGCCCGCGGGACAAGCGCATTGAGCTCAAGGGCTGGGAAGAGTTCGACGAGCCCGTCGACCGGATCGTGTCAATCGGTGCCTTCGAGCATTTCGGGTTCGATCGCTATGACGACTTCTTCGCCATGGCGTACCGGGTCCTGCCCGCCGACGGGGTGATGCTGTTGCACACCATCACCTCGTTCACGGTGGATCAGATGGAAGCGAAGGGGATTCCCCTGACGTTCGAGCTGGCCCGCTTCGCGAAGTTCATGATCACCGAGATCTTCCCGGGCGGCCGGCTGCCGTCGGTCGAAAAGGTCGATGAATACTCGGCCAGGGCAGGCTTCACCCTCACCCGGGTGCAGTCGCTGCAACCGCACTATGCGCGCACCCTGGATTGCTGGGCGGCCGCGCTGGAGGCCAACCGCGACAAGGCCATCGAGGTGCAATCCGAGGAGGTCTACGACCGGTACATGAAGTACCTCACCGGCTGCGCCCGCGGGTTCCGGGTAGGGTACATCGACGTTGACCAGTTCACGCTTGAGAAGCAGGCGAAAGAAACGCCCGGTTAG
- a CDS encoding alpha/beta hydrolase produces MEIRTGTAAISDDIELYYEDLGNPGDPAVLLIMGLGAQLLLWRNGFCEKLVDQGYRVIRYDNRDVGLSTKLHGQRAGGRLVPKLAKSYVGRASSSVYTLEDMADDAGALLDHLGVEQAHIVGASMGGMIAQIFAARYSRRTKALGIIFSSNNSAFLPPPAPRSLLSLITGPPPNAPRDVIVENVVRVGKILGSPGYPVPDEQARANAIEAYDRSHYPQGIARHFAAILGSGSLKHYDRQISAPTVVIHGRADKLMRPAGGRSIAATIPNARLVLFDGMAHDLPEALWDDIAGELKTTFAEVS; encoded by the coding sequence ATGGAAATCCGTACCGGCACGGCTGCCATTTCCGATGACATCGAGCTGTACTACGAGGACCTCGGCAATCCCGGCGACCCGGCAGTGTTGCTGATCATGGGCCTCGGCGCTCAGCTTCTGTTGTGGCGCAACGGTTTCTGCGAGAAACTGGTTGACCAGGGCTATCGGGTGATCCGCTACGACAACCGCGACGTCGGGCTGTCCACCAAGCTGCACGGGCAACGGGCCGGCGGCCGGTTGGTGCCCAAGCTGGCGAAGTCCTATGTCGGGCGGGCCAGCTCATCGGTATACACACTGGAGGACATGGCCGACGACGCCGGGGCGCTGCTCGATCACCTCGGGGTCGAGCAGGCCCATATCGTCGGCGCCTCGATGGGCGGGATGATCGCGCAGATCTTCGCGGCGAGGTACAGCCGACGGACGAAAGCGTTGGGAATCATCTTCTCGTCCAACAACTCTGCGTTCCTCCCTCCCCCGGCGCCTCGATCACTGCTGTCGTTGATCACCGGTCCGCCACCGAATGCGCCGCGCGATGTGATCGTCGAGAACGTGGTCCGGGTCGGCAAGATTCTCGGCAGCCCCGGCTATCCCGTTCCCGACGAGCAGGCGCGGGCCAATGCCATCGAGGCCTACGACCGGTCCCACTATCCGCAAGGCATCGCCCGGCATTTCGCCGCGATACTCGGCAGCGGCAGCCTGAAACACTATGACCGCCAGATCAGTGCACCGACTGTCGTGATCCATGGCCGCGCCGACAAGTTGATGCGCCCCGCGGGCGGCCGCTCGATCGCGGCGACGATCCCCAACGCGCGGCTGGTCCTCTTCGACGGCATGGCACATGACCTGCCCGAAGCCCTCTGGGACGACATTGCAGGCGAACTCAAAACCACATTTGCCGAGGTCAGCTAG
- a CDS encoding AarF/ABC1/UbiB kinase family protein — MNSTKHREVAKLDRVPLPVEAARIGTTGWQLTRTGARVLTTLPGRGRWQDKVIKQIPQTFADLGPTYVKFGQIIASSPGAFGENLSREFRSLLDAVPPADTTEVHKLLQQELGGDPAKLFAKFDEQPFASASIAQVHFATLHSGEEVVVKIQRPGIRRRVAADLQILKRFAQLVELAKLGRRLSAQDVVADFSDNLAEELDFRIEAQSMEAWVSGLHGSPLGRNIRVPEVHWEFTSERVLTMERVHGVRIDDVKEIRKKGFDGTDLVKALLFSTFEGGLRHGLFHGDLHAGNLLVDDDGRIVFLDFGIMGRIDPRTRWLLRELVYALLVKKDHAAAGKIVVLLGAVGTTKPEKEAAKDLEEFAAPLTLKTLGDMSYAEIGKQLSTLADAYDVKLPRELVLIGKQFLYVERYMKLLAPKWQMMNDPQFGGYFANFMVEVSREHQSDVEV; from the coding sequence ATGAATTCGACCAAACACCGCGAAGTAGCCAAGCTCGATCGCGTTCCGTTGCCGGTCGAGGCTGCCCGCATCGGCACAACCGGGTGGCAGCTCACCCGCACCGGCGCCCGCGTGCTCACCACATTGCCCGGCCGTGGCCGCTGGCAGGACAAGGTCATCAAGCAGATCCCGCAGACCTTCGCCGACCTCGGACCCACCTACGTGAAGTTCGGCCAGATCATCGCTTCCAGCCCCGGTGCCTTCGGCGAGAATCTGAGCCGGGAGTTCCGCAGTCTGCTGGACGCGGTGCCGCCCGCAGACACCACCGAGGTGCACAAGCTTCTGCAGCAGGAACTCGGTGGTGACCCGGCGAAGCTCTTCGCGAAGTTCGACGAGCAGCCCTTCGCGTCAGCCTCGATCGCCCAGGTGCATTTCGCCACCCTGCACAGCGGCGAGGAGGTCGTGGTCAAGATCCAGCGCCCCGGCATACGCCGCCGGGTGGCTGCCGACCTGCAGATCCTCAAGCGCTTCGCCCAGCTCGTCGAGCTGGCCAAGCTGGGCCGGCGGTTGTCGGCACAGGACGTGGTCGCCGACTTCTCCGACAACCTCGCCGAGGAGCTCGACTTCCGCATCGAGGCGCAGTCGATGGAGGCGTGGGTGTCGGGTCTGCACGGGTCCCCGCTGGGCCGCAACATCCGGGTTCCGGAGGTGCACTGGGAGTTCACCAGCGAGCGGGTGTTGACCATGGAACGCGTGCACGGCGTGCGCATCGACGACGTGAAGGAGATCCGCAAGAAGGGCTTCGACGGCACCGACTTGGTCAAGGCGCTGCTGTTCTCCACATTCGAGGGCGGCCTTCGCCACGGCCTGTTCCACGGTGACCTGCACGCCGGCAACCTGCTGGTGGACGACGACGGCCGGATCGTGTTCCTGGACTTCGGGATCATGGGTCGCATCGACCCGCGGACCCGCTGGCTGCTGCGCGAGCTCGTCTATGCACTGCTGGTCAAGAAGGACCACGCCGCGGCGGGCAAGATCGTCGTGCTGCTCGGCGCGGTGGGCACCACCAAACCGGAGAAGGAAGCTGCCAAGGATCTCGAAGAGTTCGCGGCTCCTCTCACGCTGAAGACGCTCGGCGACATGTCCTACGCCGAGATCGGCAAGCAGCTGTCCACCCTGGCAGACGCCTATGACGTCAAGCTCCCGCGCGAGCTGGTGCTGATCGGTAAGCAGTTCCTGTATGTCGAGCGGTATATGAAACTGCTGGCACCCAAGTGGCAGATGATGAACGATCCGCAGTTCGGCGGATACTTCGCCAACTTCATGGTCGAGGTCAGCCGCGAGCACCAGAGCGACGTCGAGGTCTGA
- a CDS encoding nuclear transport factor 2 family protein: MDEIWRRLDSTDLATFYHRDVVGHHDSPRGSDRLAYDDVVHRLDFDRQTFTDPVYEIADLIAGEDRFAIRFHYAATLISTGERYRSEAAYFYHLRDGKIAEFWLLADVDFDYKE, from the coding sequence ATGGACGAAATCTGGCGCCGACTGGACTCGACCGATCTCGCCACCTTCTATCACCGCGACGTGGTGGGACACCACGACAGCCCGCGCGGATCCGATCGATTGGCCTACGACGACGTGGTTCATCGGCTCGATTTCGACCGGCAAACGTTTACCGACCCGGTTTATGAGATCGCCGACCTCATTGCCGGCGAAGACCGCTTCGCAATTCGGTTCCACTACGCCGCGACGTTGATCAGCACCGGCGAGCGATATCGATCAGAGGCCGCGTACTTCTACCATCTGCGGGACGGCAAGATCGCCGAATTCTGGCTGCTGGCCGACGTCGACTTCGACTACAAGGAGTGA
- a CDS encoding DinB family protein, producing the protein MPTLAPPVHDERHALREFLAYHQSAFIAVAYGLTDEQARSTPTVSTLSIGGLIKHATGVQRSWMQRVAAAPDEPPADDRPFDERAREYQDEYVMRADETLAQLIDAMTVQNAASLRLVETADLDNAVPVPRDAPWFPDDVDAWSVRWVFEHLIAELARHAGHADIIRESIDGATMYELVAAAEGMAPQPWLTPWRPKA; encoded by the coding sequence ATGCCCACCCTCGCCCCACCCGTTCACGACGAACGTCACGCGCTGCGCGAGTTCCTCGCCTACCACCAGAGCGCATTCATCGCGGTCGCATACGGCCTGACCGACGAGCAGGCGCGATCCACGCCGACCGTCAGCACGTTGTCGATCGGTGGTCTCATCAAACACGCGACCGGGGTGCAGCGGTCCTGGATGCAGCGGGTGGCCGCGGCCCCGGACGAGCCGCCGGCCGATGACCGCCCGTTCGACGAACGCGCCCGGGAGTATCAGGACGAGTATGTGATGCGGGCCGACGAGACATTGGCCCAGCTCATCGACGCAATGACCGTCCAGAATGCCGCGTCGCTGCGGCTGGTCGAGACCGCAGATCTGGACAACGCGGTGCCGGTGCCGCGGGACGCACCGTGGTTTCCCGATGACGTCGACGCCTGGTCGGTGCGGTGGGTCTTCGAGCACCTGATCGCTGAGCTGGCCCGGCACGCCGGCCATGCCGACATCATCCGCGAATCCATCGACGGCGCAACGATGTACGAGCTGGTCGCGGCCGCGGAAGGGATGGCACCCCAGCCGTGGCTGACCCCGTGGCGCCCCAAGGCGTGA
- a CDS encoding DinB family protein, producing MTWTTQLADQLDWHWHNALRPRLAGLTDDEYFWEPVADCWTVHGDGSIDFAYPPPQPEPFTTIAWRLAHVIVGVLAMRNHSHFGGPPADYQSWRYATDADTALAQLDDAYARWITGVRGLSDDDLARPCGPAEGPYAEYALSELILHINREVIHHGAEIACLRDLYAHR from the coding sequence ATGACGTGGACAACCCAACTTGCCGACCAGCTGGACTGGCATTGGCACAACGCATTGCGGCCCCGCCTTGCCGGCCTGACCGACGACGAGTATTTCTGGGAGCCGGTGGCTGATTGCTGGACTGTGCACGGTGACGGCTCCATCGATTTCGCCTATCCGCCCCCACAGCCGGAGCCGTTCACCACGATCGCCTGGCGGCTGGCCCACGTCATCGTCGGCGTGCTGGCGATGCGCAACCATTCGCACTTCGGCGGCCCACCCGCCGACTACCAGAGCTGGCGTTACGCCACCGATGCCGACACGGCGCTGGCCCAACTCGACGACGCCTACGCGCGCTGGATCACCGGGGTGCGGGGATTGTCCGACGACGATCTCGCCCGGCCGTGCGGGCCGGCCGAAGGCCCCTACGCCGAGTACGCGCTATCGGAGCTGATCTTGCACATCAACCGTGAGGTCATCCATCACGGTGCTGAAATCGCTTGCCTTCGCGACCTTTACGCCCACCGCTGA
- a CDS encoding YafY family protein, translating into MSATTSRVLQLLGLLQSRRVWSGEELAQRLGVTTRSVRRDVERLRELGYPVHASTGHGGGYQLGAGAALPPLLLDSDEAVAMAVCLRLAAGGSVAGVGEAALRALTKLDQVMPARLRSQVAAVHDATVTLTPEAESPVDPEVLMTLARACRDAEHVGVDYVDRAGVPTSRRLEPYQLVTTGRRWYLLAYDRDRDDWRSLRLDRMARVRAKGSTFTAREAPDAATYVRRAITTSPYRYVTRVRYQAAKSVMEQHFSPTTVTIEDDGPTSCVVVTGADDPKALVLHLAMPGIAFELLEPEEVAEGAQAMSALLADAVRR; encoded by the coding sequence ATGTCCGCGACAACGAGCCGGGTGCTGCAGCTGCTCGGCCTACTGCAATCGAGGCGGGTGTGGTCGGGCGAGGAGCTGGCGCAGCGACTCGGGGTGACCACCCGCAGCGTGCGGCGAGACGTCGAGCGCCTGCGTGAGCTCGGCTACCCCGTCCACGCCAGCACCGGGCACGGCGGCGGCTACCAGCTCGGCGCGGGGGCCGCGCTGCCTCCGCTGCTGCTGGACTCCGACGAGGCCGTCGCAATGGCCGTCTGTCTGCGGCTCGCAGCCGGTGGCAGCGTCGCCGGCGTCGGAGAGGCAGCTCTGCGGGCACTGACCAAGCTGGACCAGGTGATGCCGGCCCGGCTGCGTTCCCAGGTCGCCGCCGTGCACGACGCCACCGTCACGCTGACCCCCGAAGCCGAGTCGCCGGTGGATCCCGAGGTGTTGATGACGCTGGCGCGGGCATGCCGGGACGCTGAACACGTCGGTGTCGACTACGTCGACCGGGCCGGTGTCCCGACCAGCCGGCGCCTGGAGCCCTACCAGCTGGTGACCACCGGACGGCGGTGGTACCTGCTGGCCTACGACCGCGACCGTGACGACTGGCGCAGCCTGCGGCTGGACCGGATGGCCCGGGTTCGCGCGAAAGGGAGCACCTTCACCGCGCGGGAAGCCCCCGATGCCGCCACCTACGTCCGCCGCGCCATCACCACCTCGCCCTACCGCTACGTCACCAGGGTGCGCTATCAGGCCGCGAAAAGCGTTATGGAACAGCACTTCTCGCCGACGACAGTAACTATCGAGGACGACGGCCCGACCTCCTGCGTTGTCGTCACCGGCGCCGACGACCCCAAGGCTCTGGTGCTGCATCTGGCGATGCCGGGTATCGCCTTCGAGCTCCTCGAACCCGAGGAGGTCGCCGAGGGGGCGCAGGCGATGTCAGCGCTGCTGGCCGATGCCGTCAGGCGGTAA
- a CDS encoding endonuclease/exonuclease/phosphatase family protein, with amino-acid sequence MRMATFNILHGRSPDDGQVNLERLSECIHRLDPDVLALQEVDCEQPRSSLADLTAIAAAAMGAVAHRFVAAISGTPGATWMAATGSEQPGTAGYGIALLSRYPAISWQVLRLPRIPARFPMYLPGPNRVQIVHEEPRAAMLAQLDTPFGVMTVANTHLSFVPGWNRVQLRRLIRDLNGLPGPRVLMGDLNMSGRSPSRQTGLRSLASAPTFPRHCPDRQLDHILTDHDGLVATEAGTPVLPVSDHRPLVIDVSLR; translated from the coding sequence ATGCGGATGGCCACCTTCAACATCTTGCACGGCCGCAGCCCGGATGACGGGCAGGTCAATCTGGAGCGGTTGTCCGAGTGCATCCACCGGCTTGACCCCGATGTATTGGCCCTGCAGGAAGTCGACTGCGAACAGCCGCGCTCGTCGCTCGCCGACCTCACGGCGATCGCAGCCGCGGCGATGGGTGCCGTCGCGCACCGCTTCGTCGCCGCCATCTCCGGCACCCCGGGGGCGACCTGGATGGCCGCCACCGGTAGCGAGCAACCAGGGACCGCCGGCTACGGCATCGCACTGCTGTCGCGCTATCCCGCGATCTCCTGGCAAGTGCTGCGGCTACCCCGGATTCCGGCCCGGTTCCCGATGTATCTGCCCGGCCCCAACCGGGTGCAGATCGTCCACGAGGAACCGCGGGCGGCGATGCTCGCACAGCTGGACACCCCGTTCGGAGTGATGACCGTCGCCAACACGCACTTGTCGTTCGTGCCCGGGTGGAACCGCGTGCAGCTGCGCCGGCTCATTCGCGATCTGAACGGGCTGCCCGGTCCGCGAGTGCTGATGGGTGACCTCAACATGTCGGGGCGGTCACCGAGCCGGCAGACCGGTCTGCGTTCGCTGGCCAGCGCGCCGACGTTTCCGCGGCACTGCCCGGACCGTCAGCTCGACCACATCCTCACCGACCATGACGGTCTGGTGGCCACCGAGGCCGGTACACCTGTGCTGCCCGTCTCCGACCATCGCCCGCTCGTGATCGACGTGTCGCTCCGCTGA